From a single Nostoc edaphicum CCNP1411 genomic region:
- a CDS encoding cupin domain-containing protein: protein MEIKIERQPRQEHLNELGVFKWEVWKKEVSKFPWTYDSQETCYFLEGDVVVTPDGGQPVQMGKGDLVIFPAGMSCTWEITKDVKKHYYFD, encoded by the coding sequence ATGGAAATTAAAATTGAGCGTCAACCCAGACAAGAACATCTCAATGAATTAGGTGTATTTAAATGGGAAGTTTGGAAAAAGGAAGTCTCAAAATTTCCTTGGACTTATGATTCTCAAGAAACTTGTTACTTTTTGGAAGGAGACGTAGTTGTTACTCCTGATGGTGGACAGCCAGTGCAAATGGGTAAAGGCGATTTAGTGATTTTTCCCGCTGGTATGTCTTGCACATGGGAAATTACCAAGGACGTAAAGAAGCATTATTACTTTGATTAG
- the dhaL gene encoding dihydroxyacetone kinase subunit DhaL: MVSQAQILQWLQAYATEIEQNKAYLTELDAAIGDADHGINMDRGFKKVSAQLPTLTDKDISSIFKAVSMTLISSIGGASGPLYGTWFLRASTAVVGKQELTEQDVLAILQAGLDGVVQRGKAQLGDKTMVDVLSPAVAACGQAVEESQGTLEAMQKAVAAAQRGLQETIPMQAKKGRASYLGERSIGHQDPGGTSAYLMLKSLLEVLGSSGE, from the coding sequence ATGGTGAGTCAAGCGCAGATATTACAATGGTTGCAGGCTTATGCAACAGAGATAGAGCAGAATAAAGCCTATTTGACAGAATTAGATGCTGCGATCGGAGATGCTGACCACGGAATCAATATGGATCGAGGCTTCAAAAAGGTAAGCGCTCAGTTACCAACTCTTACAGACAAAGACATCAGCAGCATTTTCAAAGCCGTGAGTATGACCTTGATTTCTTCTATTGGCGGTGCTAGTGGCCCTCTTTATGGCACTTGGTTTTTACGAGCAAGTACAGCAGTCGTTGGTAAGCAAGAATTAACAGAACAAGATGTTTTAGCGATACTCCAAGCAGGCTTAGACGGCGTGGTGCAACGTGGAAAAGCGCAACTAGGAGATAAAACAATGGTGGATGTGCTATCTCCGGCTGTAGCTGCTTGTGGGCAAGCTGTAGAAGAAAGTCAGGGAACGCTGGAAGCTATGCAAAAAGCTGTAGCAGCAGCCCAAAGGGGGTTGCAAGAAACTATACCGATGCAGGCGAAAAAGGGACGGGCTAGCTACCTGGGGGAACGGAGTATTGGACATCAAGACCCAGGAGGGACTTCTGCTTATTTGATGTTGAAGAGTTTGTTAGAGGTATTGGGAAGTTCCGGGGAATAA
- a CDS encoding protein kinase domain-containing protein: MTIQLLNDRYQVIRTLGAGGFGETYLAEDTYMPSKRPCVVKQLRPIHNNPQIYQLVQERFQREAAILEELGGANDQIPALYAYFSSGGQFYLVQEWVEGDTLTGKVQKQGLFSEGAVQELFMNLLPVLDYVHSRHIVHRDIKPDNIIVRNQDGKSVLIDFGAVRESMGTVVNSQGNPTSSIVIGTPGYMPSEQAAGRPVFSSDLYSLGMTVIYLLTGKQAQQLETDSQTGEIVWRQYAGHISPIMAGVIDKAIAYHPRDRYPTARAMLDALQSIANPIPPTQPLLTQPTVVSAPPPQTVPVKPQPSPQSGNSQNNILMGSLIAGGLIGASVIISQVLPKSSQPITDKTVLPSETPSNVTTPVIETPKITPTTPSVPIQSIPSLTTSVPPVDTTAANIFLWLSQRRVTDADLDGKDGLELDIMRNSVFAIHGRRFDTPELQDYFNNQSWYRPIYLPKAFPLRLLSKLEQQNVDYISKYQDRYGLRHFKK, translated from the coding sequence ATGACAATACAGCTGCTAAACGATCGCTATCAAGTTATCCGCACACTGGGTGCTGGTGGGTTTGGTGAAACCTATCTAGCAGAAGATACGTATATGCCTTCAAAGCGTCCTTGTGTGGTTAAACAGTTAAGACCAATTCACAACAATCCCCAAATTTATCAGTTAGTGCAAGAGAGGTTTCAACGCGAAGCAGCGATTCTTGAAGAACTTGGTGGGGCAAATGACCAAATTCCGGCATTGTATGCCTACTTCTCCTCTGGGGGACAATTTTACTTAGTTCAGGAGTGGGTTGAGGGCGATACCCTAACTGGAAAAGTCCAAAAGCAGGGGCTATTTAGTGAAGGCGCTGTCCAGGAATTATTCATGAATTTATTACCCGTCCTGGATTACGTCCACTCTCGGCATATCGTTCACCGCGATATTAAACCGGATAACATCATTGTGCGTAATCAAGATGGTAAATCGGTGCTAATTGATTTTGGTGCTGTGCGGGAATCAATGGGAACAGTAGTAAATTCTCAAGGCAATCCTACCAGTTCGATTGTGATTGGTACACCCGGTTATATGCCGAGTGAACAAGCCGCAGGTAGACCAGTTTTTTCTAGTGATTTATACAGTTTAGGAATGACGGTAATTTATTTGCTGACTGGTAAACAGGCGCAGCAACTAGAAACCGATTCCCAGACGGGGGAAATTGTTTGGCGACAGTATGCTGGTCATATTAGCCCAATTATGGCAGGAGTGATTGATAAAGCGATCGCTTATCATCCGCGCGATCGCTACCCTACAGCCAGAGCAATGCTGGATGCTTTGCAGAGCATAGCAAATCCAATTCCACCGACGCAACCCCTCTTGACTCAACCAACTGTAGTCTCTGCACCACCGCCTCAGACAGTACCAGTCAAACCACAGCCTAGCCCTCAAAGTGGTAATAGTCAGAATAATATCCTCATGGGCAGTTTGATTGCAGGTGGGTTAATTGGTGCATCTGTGATTATTAGTCAAGTGTTACCAAAATCTTCTCAACCCATAACAGACAAAACGGTATTACCTTCAGAAACACCGTCAAATGTCACCACCCCGGTGATAGAAACTCCCAAAATTACACCAACTACCCCATCTGTTCCAATTCAATCTATACCTTCCTTAACAACATCAGTACCACCAGTAGATACCACCGCCGCCAACATTTTTTTATGGCTTTCCCAAAGACGGGTAACTGATGCAGATTTGGATGGTAAAGACGGTTTGGAACTTGATATAATGCGAAATTCGGTTTTTGCCATTCATGGACGCCGCTTTGATACTCCAGAATTACAAGATTATTTTAATAACCAATCTTGGTATCGTCCTATATATTTACCAAAAGCGTTTCCACTTAGATTACTGTCAAAATTAGAGCAACAGAATGTAGACTATATCAGCAAATATCAAGACCGTTATGGCTTGAGACATTTTAAAAAATAA
- a CDS encoding creatininase family protein yields the protein MLLHLSTWQEVEAYLQQSKGIIFPIGSTEQHGPTGLIGTDAICAEAIAAGVGDATQAIVGPTINVGMALHHTAFPGTISLRPSTLIQVVRDYVTCLAKAGFSKFYFINGHGGNIATLKAAFSETYAHLEDLQIPNAQQVQCQVANWFMCGSVYKLAKELYGDQEGSHATPSEVALTQYVYPEAIKQAPLSPEVASGHRIYSAADFRVHYPDGRMGSNPDLATPEHGKQFYDLAVKELSKGYLEFVNAE from the coding sequence ATGCTACTACATTTAAGTACTTGGCAAGAAGTTGAAGCTTATTTACAGCAGTCCAAGGGGATTATTTTCCCTATTGGTTCCACAGAACAACATGGCCCAACGGGGTTAATTGGCACTGATGCGATTTGTGCAGAAGCGATCGCAGCTGGTGTTGGTGATGCAACTCAAGCGATCGTTGGCCCTACAATCAATGTGGGTATGGCACTGCATCATACTGCTTTTCCTGGCACAATCAGTCTGCGTCCCAGCACTTTGATTCAAGTAGTGCGAGATTATGTAACTTGTTTAGCCAAAGCTGGTTTTAGCAAGTTCTACTTTATTAACGGACACGGCGGGAACATCGCTACCCTCAAAGCGGCTTTTTCAGAAACTTACGCTCATTTAGAAGATTTGCAGATTCCCAATGCTCAACAGGTGCAATGTCAAGTTGCAAACTGGTTTATGTGTGGTTCTGTATATAAGCTAGCTAAAGAATTATATGGGGATCAAGAAGGTTCTCATGCAACGCCAAGTGAAGTAGCCCTCACCCAGTACGTTTATCCAGAGGCGATTAAGCAAGCACCCCTTTCACCAGAAGTTGCAAGTGGACATAGGATTTATAGCGCAGCTGACTTTCGAGTACATTATCCAGATGGACGCATGGGATCAAATCCGGATTTAGCAACGCCAGAACACGGTAAGCAATTTTATGATTTGGCGGTGAAAGAACTTAGCAAGGGGTATTTGGAATTTGTGAACGCAGAATAA
- a CDS encoding Mo-dependent nitrogenase C-terminal domain-containing protein → MLKTNNQRIFLPAFIKPLEEKNQIGSKKQFAQPKLDLLQPLRQWLDKIEIQNRKFAKFIAKLIPAQCPFERDIMLFGRIIGHIPPMCKLNPLYNELVYLRFRALCYLVDQCGEDIQSYC, encoded by the coding sequence ATGCTTAAAACAAATAATCAGCGTATTTTTCTGCCTGCTTTTATTAAACCTTTAGAAGAAAAGAATCAAATAGGTAGTAAAAAGCAATTTGCTCAACCTAAATTAGATTTACTGCAACCATTACGTCAATGGCTGGACAAAATTGAGATTCAGAATCGGAAATTCGCCAAATTTATTGCTAAACTGATCCCCGCCCAGTGTCCGTTCGAGCGTGATATCATGCTTTTTGGTCGCATAATAGGTCACATTCCGCCAATGTGCAAACTCAATCCGCTTTATAACGAACTTGTCTACTTGCGTTTTCGCGCTTTGTGTTATCTAGTAGATCAGTGTGGAGAGGATATTCAATCCTACTGCTGA
- a CDS encoding GIY-YIG nuclease family protein, translating into MATETNLSSLATLEYISYIDAQGQLPEQFQGKIGIYAIFDQEKVLQFVGYSRDVYLSLKQHLVRQPQQCYWVKVQTIERPSRTILENTENAWIAENGSVPWGNGDNKEKWTDPIDVKVVMTPEEQANYQNPANDELATRKIIKNVARRVEAEISKQLLEMRGLKMEIRFNPKLKEEGLLDLK; encoded by the coding sequence ATGGCTACTGAAACAAATCTTTCTTCTTTGGCAACCCTAGAATACATTTCTTATATTGACGCTCAGGGTCAATTGCCCGAACAATTTCAGGGTAAAATCGGGATATATGCGATTTTTGACCAAGAAAAAGTACTCCAATTTGTAGGATACTCTCGTGATGTTTACCTTAGCCTCAAGCAACATTTAGTCCGTCAGCCACAGCAATGCTATTGGGTTAAAGTTCAAACTATTGAACGCCCTAGTCGCACAATTTTAGAAAATACTGAAAATGCTTGGATTGCTGAAAATGGCAGTGTGCCTTGGGGAAATGGGGATAACAAGGAAAAATGGACTGATCCCATTGATGTCAAGGTGGTAATGACACCTGAAGAACAAGCAAATTATCAAAATCCAGCTAATGATGAATTAGCAACAAGAAAAATTATTAAAAATGTGGCGCGGAGAGTAGAAGCAGAAATTTCAAAGCAATTATTAGAAATGCGAGGCTTGAAAATGGAAATTCGCTTCAATCCTAAATTGAAAGAAGAAGGTTTACTAGATTTGAAATGA